One part of the Humulus lupulus chromosome 9, drHumLupu1.1, whole genome shotgun sequence genome encodes these proteins:
- the LOC133802125 gene encoding anthranilate phosphoribosyltransferase, chloroplastic-like: MIKHSLEVEGLLDAVDIVGTSGDGANTVNISTGASILAGACGTKIAKQGNRSSSSACGSVDVLEELGIVIDLEPEVFQDFIVSPPLHAFKQ, encoded by the exons ATGATCAAGCATAGTTTAGAAGTAGAGGGCTTACTTGATGCAGTGGACATTGTTGGAACAAGTGGTGATGGAGCAAACACTGTTAACATTTCGACTGGAGCTTCAATACTTGCTGGAGCTTGTGGTACCAAAATTGCAAAG cAAGGAAATCGTTCAAGTTCTTCAGCATGTGGAAGTGTCGATGTATTAGAAGAGTTGGGGATAGTTATCGACCTGGAACCTGAG GTTTTCCAAGATTTCATAGTGAGCCCACCTTTGCATGCCTTCAAACAATAG